ATTAGTTCTGCAGTATAACAGTGGCCCCTAGAGGggaaatacaaataattacagaTACCTCGGGGGAGGTTTTGCTGTATCAAAATATCtaatcattgacaatattcatccatattttttatCCTCACTCAATGCATATTTGGCTATTTTGATCAGATAATCAAGCATTCTAAATTGACgcaagataatatatatatatatatatatataactattggccgattaagcagatatctgccttttccaccacattAGTTGCTGGTATCAAAAAATCCACTATTTGTCTAACTCTAAATTGAACTCCTGATGGTGGGTTTGAATATTACTGTGGATGGATATGGCACATGAACAACAATAAAGTCTTTATGGTCTTGCAGGCTACTGTAATTGTACGTTTGCCTGGTTTAGCCTCATATCTTCACACTTGTGAGGAAGTTAACATTTTGGACCAGCGAAAGGAACAGGTTCGCAGAGCTGTAGAGTGAATAAAGCACCGGTGTTAACACAGGATGAATAAGTACAGAACTCTGGATCATTTTTGGTGGCACAAAGTCCCTCGTGGCCAGAAATGACAAGAACATTCTAGGGAAAGAGAACAGAAATAACTGAAATGAAGACATATTACTTGGTGTGTCTGCAGAAATGATCAATCCATAAACACGTAAAAAAAACGTGACTCACTTTATCATTATTTCCTGTGCATTGGCCATGGCCTGTAAGAGAGGAATCTGGATctgtgaaaaaaaatgtatcactgtAGATTACATGACCTCACATTAACATTTCCTTTGTGTTTGGAGTATGAATCAATAGAGTGATAGACATATTGTACATCTTTACCTTTTTTATCTCGACTGTTGAAAATACACAAAGAGTGAAAAACCGAACACAAGTAGAGTCACTGTAACCGACAGAATATATCTGCAAACACAAGAGATTTCTGTCAAACTCAAGTCCaatttcacaaatttgtttaGAGGTTTCTGAGTTTTACCTGATTTCAGTTTTGGTGACTCAGATGAAGTCAGAGTGGTgatgataaaatgtgcagatgcTGTTTGTTTTGCATAGATACATTTTGTTAGGGGTTTTGTTGTCGTCATATTCTTTAATGAACCTGCATCAgctaaaaaaaatcatactgtaTGTAAGGAACTTGTATGCATACATTTGTAAAACTAGGGCTGGGAAACATGGTGAAAAAACAGTTAACGCACACCCGCCTCGCGATCTGGTACAAGGATGcaggaaggctcctaagcaccccCGAGAAGGATGACCGAGGGTGGGAGATGTCCGTTACTACCGTAGAGCTGGTAActagaccactccgtcccctgctTGAGGGCCGGGAGGTACACACAATCGGTGTTTACGACCTCCGTTATCATGGTGACAAGACACCGAACACTTGTTGCTAGGGCACTGCAAACACAGTCCCCCGCCTTCGCATGCCCGGCCGCACCACACCTAcatccccggccagccggttgtTATAGCCAAAAGGCCCTTCTCCTCAGTCGCTGACCCGTCCTATGCTGGATAcactgagcaaggtaagtgcatGCAGGTGTCCACcgacagcaagtgtccagataagtcgtggtcaccacaggcgcctccaagttgggctggggcaccatgtgcaatgggcacacagccgttggctcctggacaggaccaaaGATGTGTTGGCAcgtcaactgcctcaagttgctggcTCTACTACTCGCCTTGCGGAGGCTATTGCCACTGATCCAGAGCAAGCATTTGTTGGTACAGTCGaacaaaacagcaacaatgtATTATTGACATTATTGACTATATGACAGTGAGTATTATGGTAAAATAGTTAGTTTGGAATACAAGATCTTTGTGTTGAGTGATTATCATCTGTGGGCAGGACACTGCCAAACTCTCAGTGGACTCTGAGTTATAATATGCTGAATAATGAGGTAAAAGCAGCTAGAAACCAGGAATCCGGCAGGTTAGTTAAACTATCTAGCTTAGGAAAGAAGCTTCTTCTTGGGCCAGGAATACAAATTTCCATATCAAGGGCCAACAGCCAATCAGCCTTGACAGGATGTCATTTTCTGTGATCTCAGATTAattagtcacatggcatttacaGCTCACATGTTTGGCTTCAAATACCTGAATGCTGAACTCAGTGCCCATGAGCATAGGGCTCATTTAAAGTTGTGCATTTGTAGGGTTTGCTATATGCGTCAGCCGAGCAATGATAACAAAAACTTTATTGCTGAATCAGAATGTTACCATGATAACATAGCAGCAAAATGCATGTTTTTATACATTGTTACATTCAAAATGCATAGGCTCACAAATGGTACAACTGCCTCCCAACAAGGACTATCATCTGTACACTTTTCTAACGGCTTACATTACTCACTTCATGTTCTTATAACATTGTTATTATTTTCTAGGAATATAAACAATAATGCCTAAATAGTTTATATGACAGTAGCAGCCTATTGGCTGCAAACAAgctaaacataaaacataaaaatagctTTCAAAACCTATATTTACAAAGATGCACAAtgaatacaaaaacaaaagagtgaAGCAAATGAAGAGTAAATAAAGGTGGTTTGTCTGTGCTGCGGTGTCTCTTCAGGGTTTTGAGGTTTTCGGCAGTTCAGCCAGTGTGTAGAAATCTCTGTCAGAGGGTCTTTTGGGTAAATCTGCTGTGGAATAAACCATGTTTAAACTGGCGGGGCTCTGAGCGCTGGAGTTTAATGTTCTGGATTTGACATCAGAGTCTTTAATCGTTTCATAATAGACAGAAGCGGCTGCCTGAAAGGAAGAGAGAGACTCATGAGTGATTTGAATAAAATGTCTATCTGCTACAGTTTTTATTAATCTACACTAATATTTTACTCTTAAATTTGTATCTGAAGACAAATATTGctttataatgttttttgaaTATTCTTCAAGTAATGCCAAGAGAGAAAACTCATTAATGAAACCACTTTGGTTAGCAGAAACACCCACACCTGCCCATCAAACATTACCTCATCAGATTCTCTCGTGCTTGTCTGGTGTGATGATGGTATTGATCCTGTGGATTACAAGAAAATAGAAGATAGACAGTAGAAAATTCTTAATGAATTATTGACAATAAACTCACAGCTGAGGTGAAAATGCAGAATGGAGCATCTGCTACACATTTAGTGTAGatttagtgtttacatttttccatGTAAATGTACGTGTgattttgaaaacattatttacttatttataaaaCACTTTTTGTGTCTAGAACTGCTTAAGGCTAGTGCTTGAAAacagcataattaaaaaaaaatccctttctcccaatttggaatgcccaattcgcactacttagtaggtcctcgtggtggtgcggttacttgtctcaatccgggtggtggaggacaagtctcagttgccaccgcttctgagaccgacaatccgcgcatctgatcacgtgactcgttgtgcatgacaccgtggagactcacagcatgtggagactcatgatactctccacgatccacacacaactcaccacacgccccattgagagaaccactaatcaccaccacgaggaggttaccccatgtgactctaccctccctagcaaccgggccaatttggttgctaaggagacctgactggagtcactcagcacgccctggattcaaactcacgactccaggtgtgatagtcagcgtcaatactcgctgagcctacttaaaaatacattattaaatcaAAAGTGATGCGTGTAGTTTCATATCAAGTTACAAGTTTCCAGCATATGCCTTGACTCTTCACCTTATAAATGACATAGTCAAAACGATATATTATTGCAGTGTTTTCATCTGGACAAATGCTCCATTcggccaacatgatcacacatgataTTGACATGTTGCTTGGgtaagttcatgtaccctgaaatcaaccaatTCAGCCACTTTGCTGTCCACCATCAGATGTGTTTCAGATGTATAGATCAAAATGTATCTATGCATCACAATGTTTGGATCAATTTAATGCACCAGCAGCCTCAGAGGCACAGTTTCTGGTCTAgagaaaaccaggaagtaaatgCGTTCACTTAAACTTTGGTTGCATTCCCTCGCTAAGCTTACATTTTAATCCACTGTTTAGGTTTGAGGATTGggcgtatggttaataaaatatgcattcatgttgactgtattagatcatttacaactaaaaatacaacctGCTTTTGACGCCACCCTGTGGACAAATATTCAACAACACtcccagctttggccactgggggcagtggttctaATTTTGGAAAGCACAAAAGTGCTGTGCTATACATGAGTAGTATCTATACAATTATACAACTATGAAGTAATTCCATACCGCATTAGAGTTGCCAATATCACCTCTCCATGACCACATTACTCCTTTGGATGTACATTAATGTTCAtaatccatgtgtgtgtgtttatacctTCATTCTTATTACATCTCCGCTTGAAGAGCAACAACAAGCTCAGTACTCCAGCCAACAGTAGtgtcaaacatacacaaacagtaATGATCACGCTGAAATCtgaaaaacatcacacacacagacaaataagGAACACTAGGAGGCTAGAAAGGGACACAGTTAAATATGTACTTTTTATGTGTAATTTGTTATGTTTAACTGTTTCTCACCTGTAACATGAAGATGAACTTCTGTTAAGAGGGAGCTGGTGCAAACTGTGCCAGATGAGTTGCATATTCCACAGAAATAAATCCCCTCATCGCCTCTATTCACATTAATTATAGTCACAGTGAAGACAT
This DNA window, taken from Xyrauchen texanus isolate HMW12.3.18 chromosome 5, RBS_HiC_50CHRs, whole genome shotgun sequence, encodes the following:
- the LOC127644357 gene encoding uncharacterized protein LOC127644357 isoform X2 — translated: MMKILLFFTILIMGHVGGATDTGIGITGGGVIILFKYPENTKESVKRFCKVSDDECTTLATPQDHLWIPEERFSMTDNMTLKFINVLIRNLTINDTGQYKCKVGNTWSEDVTLNVQQDSQENVFTVTIINVNRGDEGIYFCGICNSSGTVCTSSLLTEVHLHVTDFSVIITVCVCLTLLLAGVLSLLLLFKRRCNKNEGSIPSSHQTSTRESDEAAASVYYETIKDSDVKSRTLNSSAQSPASLNMVYSTADLPKRPSDRDFYTLAELPKTSKP